The following coding sequences are from one Brienomyrus brachyistius isolate T26 chromosome 2, BBRACH_0.4, whole genome shotgun sequence window:
- the LOC125720098 gene encoding tubulin beta-4B chain-like, translated as MREIVHLQAGQCGNQIGAKFWEVISDEHGIDPTGTYHGDSDLQLERINVYYNEASGGKYVPRAVLVDLEPGTMDSVRSGPFGQVFRPDNFVFGQSGAGNNWAKGHYTEGAELVDSVLDVVRKEAESCDCLQGFQLTHSLGGGTGSGMGTLLISKIREEYPDRIMNTFSVVPSPKVSDTVVEPYNATLSVHQLVENTDETYCIDNEALYDICFRTLKLTTPSYGDLNHLVSATMSGVTTCLRFPGQLNADLRKLAVNMVPFPRLHFFMPGFAPLTSRGSQQYRSLTVPELTQQMFDAKNMMAACDPRHGRYLTVAAIFRGRMSMKEVDEQMLNVQNKNSSYFVEWIPNNVKTAVCDIPPRGLKMAATFIGNSTAIQELFKRISEQFTAMFRRKAFLHWYTGEGMDEMEFTEAESNMNDLVSEYQQYQDATAEEEGEFEEEAEEEAA; from the exons ATGAGGGAAATCGTGCATCTTCAAGCCGGACAATGCGGTAATCAGATTGGCGCAAAG TTTTGGGAAGTGATCAGCGATGAGCATGGCATTGACCCAACTGGCACTTACCATGGTGACAGTGACCTCCAGCTGGAGAGGATCAATGTATATTACAATGAAGCCTCAG GTGGCAAGTACGTCCCCCGTGCTGTCCTGGTGGATCTTGAGCCGGGTACAATGGACTCTGTCAGGTCTGGCCCCTTCGGACAGGTTTTCAGACCAGACAATTTTGTTTTTG GTCAGAGTGGTGCTGGGAACAACTGGGCCAAGGGTCACTACACAGAGGGGGCTGAGCTGGTCGATTCTGTTCTGGATGTGGTGAGGAAGGAGGCTGAGAGCTGCGATTGCCTGCAGGGTTTCCAGCTCACCCACTCTCTTGGTGGGGGCACCGGCTCTGGGATGGGCACCCTACTCATCAGCAAGATCCGTGAGGAGTACCCCGACCGCATCATGAACACCTTCAGCGTGGTTCCCTCCCCCAAGGTGTCTGACACTGTGGTGGAGCCTTATAACGCCACATTGTCCGTTCACCAGCTGGTAGAAAACACAGATGAAACTTACTGCATCGACAACGAGGCTCTCTACGACATTTGCTTCCGCACGCTGAAGCTGACCACGCCCTCGTACGGTGACCTGAATCACCTGGTGTCGGCCACCATGAGCGGCGTCACCACCTGCCTGCGCTTCCCCGGCCAGCTCAACGCCGACCTCCGCAAGCTGGCCGTCAACATGGTGCCCTTCCCCCGCCTTCACTTCTTCATGCCTGGTTTCGCTCCcctcaccagcagggggagccagcAGTACCGTTCCCTCACAGTACCTGAGCTTACGCAGCAGATGTTCGACGCCAAGAACATGATGGCAGCCTGTGATCCCCGTCACGGGCGCTACCTAACGGTGGCGGCCATTTTCCGTGGCCGTATGTCCATGAAGGAGGTGGATGAGCAGATGCTGAACGTGCAGAACAAGAACAGCAGCTACTTTGTGGAGTGGATCCCAAACAACGTGAAGACGGCCGTCTGCGACATCCCGCCCCGCGGGCTCAAGATGGCCGCCACCTTCATCGGCAACAGCACGGCCATCCAGGAGCTGTTCAAGCGCATCTCCGAGCAGTTCACCGCCATGTTCCGCCGCAAGGCCTTCTTGCATTGGTACACTGGCGAGGGCATGGATGAGATGGAGTTCACAGAGGCTGAGAGCAACATGAACGACCTGGTTTCCGAGTACCAGCAGTACCAGGATGCCACCGCGGAGGAGGAAGGAGAGTTTGAAGAGGAGGCAGAGGAGGAGGCTGCATAA
- the LOC125719987 gene encoding zona pellucida sperm-binding protein 4-like, with translation MARSRCCLRCFHSFVVFLVLAAASAQQTGSSGNVWADGPCRVSERLACGYPGIGRTACEAVHCCFDGQQCYYGNAVTLQCTEDGHFKVVVAKSPAALPLTLPAVSQLGDGAPSCGPVAVTDSFDVYNFPVSACGTTQKVEGNYAVFESRLYLFSSAGMGLPNLARNALSQEVVLQCKYLMLSTAEDPMMLQPITISATGPLRIELRLAKGQRDTSGCDEDVHLYSSYYGQSDGPITKMLRDPVYVEVRIVERTDPNLVLLLERCWATLAPDPLSLPQWRLLVDGCPDQADKYQTTLVPVDGSSGLPFPSHYKRFAVKMFAFVDQNFHHRQMQKVFFHCSVAVCHLSAADNCEQRCFRKGRAIAADWKDRHREKATVSSQELVLTTQDAPGQRLQTIGFGW, from the exons ATGGCGCGATCGCGGTGCTGCCTGCGCTGTTTTCATAGCTTCGTCGTTTTTCTCGTCTTAGCTGCTGCTTCAGCGCAGCAGACGGGGTCTAGTGGTAACGTGTGGGCTGATGGACCCTGTCGAGTGAGCGAAAGGCTGGCGTGTGGTTACCCCGGTATAGGCCGCACTGCCTGCGAAGCCGTACACTGTTGttttgatggtcagcagtgTTATTATGGAAATGCAG TGACTCTGCAGTGTACTGAGGATGGCCACTTTAAGGTTGTAGTGGCTAAGTCTCCTGCAGCGCTACCCCTTACCCTGCCTGCTGTTTCCCAGCTGGGGGACGGAGCCCCATCTTGCGGTCCTGTTGCCGTCACTGATTCTTTTGATGTGTACAACTTCCCGGTCTCTGCATGTGGGACCACACAGAAA GTGGAAGGGAACTACGCGGTGTTCGAAAGCAGGCTGTACCTCTTCTCCAGTGCTGGGATGGGATTGCCGAATTTGGCTAGAAATGCTCTTTCCCAAGA GGTGGTCCTGCAGTGCAAGTACCTCATGTTGTCCACTGCTGAAGACCCTATGATGCTGCAGCCCATCACAATCTCAGCTACGGGACCACTCAGGATCGAGCTCAGGCTGGCGAAAGGGCAACGCGACACATCTGGATGTGATGAAG atgtTCATCTCTATTCATCATACTATGGCCAAAGCGATGGCCCTATTACCAAGATGTTAAGAGATCCTGTGTATGTTGAGGTTCGCATCGTTGAGAGGACGGACCCCAACCTTGTCTTGCTTCTGGAGCGTTGCTGGGCAACCTTAGCCCCCGATCCTCTGAGCCTACCCCAGTGGCGCCTCCTGGTTGATGG GTGTCCTGACCAGGCTGACAAGTACCAGACCACACTGGTCCCGGTGGATGGCTCCTCTGGGCTTCCATTCCCATCTCACTACAAAAGATTTGCTGTAAAGATGTTTGCTTTTGTTGACCAGAACTTTCACCATCGTCAAATGCAGAAG GTCTTCTTCCACTGTAGCGTAGCGGTGTGTCACCTCTCTGCTGCTGATAACTGTGAGCagagatgcttccggaaagGTAGAGCTATTGCTGCTGATTGGAAGGACCGGCACCGTGAGAAGGCCACAGTCTCCAGTCAGGAATTGGTTCTAACAACCCAAGATGCTCCTGGCCAAAGGCTGCAGACCATTGGGTTTGGATGGTGA
- the LOC125727882 gene encoding Golgi-associated plant pathogenesis-related protein 1-like, translating to MADATFKQEFLDAHNTYRRKHGAPDLTTSAKLCSSAQKWADHLLTTKNLEHSDTNYGENLYYSWSSAQKKLAGNEAVDSWYNEIKDYNFSNPGFSSEAGHFTQVVWKGSKEVGVGLATDGNYFFVVGQYNPAGNMTSDGCFEENVHPPVK from the exons ATGGCAG ATGCCACCTTCAAACAGGAGTTTCTGGATGCCCACAACACGTACCGTAGGAAACATGGAGCCCCAGACCTGACCACGAGTGCCAAGCTGTGCTCCTCTGCCCAGAAGTGGGCTGACCACCTGCTCACCACCAAGAACCTTGAGCACAGTGACACCAACTATGGCGAGAACCTGTACTACTCCTGGTCCTCTGCACAAAAGAAGCTGGCCG GGAACGAGGCAGTGGACAGCTGGTACAATGAGATTAAGGACTACAATTTCAGCAACCCTGGATTCAGCTCTGAAGCAG GGCActtcacccaagttgtgtggaAGGGGTCTAAAGAGGTGGGCGTGGGCCTTGCCACTGACGGGAACTACTTTTTCGTGGTGGGCCAGTACAACCCTGCGGGGAACATGACCAGCGACGGCTGCTTTGAGGAAAACGTCCATCCTCCAG TGAAATAA